A single region of the Methanomassiliicoccales archaeon genome encodes:
- a CDS encoding RNA polymerase yields the protein MSMSPDRFVPLAEVLDMIKAESESRELNTDQKIALDHSQKLVRLSTAKARELQEALSRLDFVSDAMACKIVDITPSHPDDIRVLFAKERLILEKDHIDQILEVIQEHQ from the coding sequence ATGTCTATGAGTCCCGATCGTTTTGTTCCTCTTGCAGAAGTCCTTGATATGATCAAGGCGGAGAGTGAGAGCAGGGAACTCAATACCGACCAGAAGATAGCCTTGGATCACTCGCAGAAGTTGGTGAGACTTTCCACCGCCAAAGCGAGAGAGCTTCAAGAAGCATTATCTAGGCTAGACTTCGTATCTGATGCGATGGCCTGCAAAATCGTCGATATTACTCCTTCCCATCCTGATGATATCAGAGTTCTCTTCGCCAAGGAGAGATTAATCCTTGAGAAGGACCATATTGACCAGATCTTGGAGGTCATTCAGGAGCATCAGTGA
- the eif1A gene encoding translation initiation factor eIF-1A, whose translation MDEEQSEEILRCRFPNKKNGEMLGIADQLLGASRIRVMCEDGKSRIGRIPGKIRKRMWIREGDLVIVRPWDFQDEKADIRYRYTKTQANYLSKRKMIPKNLDVF comes from the coding sequence ATGGACGAGGAGCAAAGTGAGGAAATCCTTCGCTGTCGTTTCCCCAATAAGAAGAACGGGGAGATGCTTGGGATAGCTGATCAGCTACTGGGTGCATCTCGCATTAGGGTGATGTGCGAGGACGGCAAGTCCAGGATAGGCAGGATCCCTGGTAAGATCAGAAAGAGGATGTGGATACGTGAGGGAGACCTGGTCATCGTCCGTCCCTGGGACTTTCAAGACGAAAAGGCGGATATCAGGTACCGCTACACCAAGACTCAGGCGAATTATCTGAGCAAGAGGAAAATGATCCCCAAGAACCTGGATGTATTCTGA
- a CDS encoding RNA-processing protein (similar to yeast Dim2p protein that is essential for 40S ribosomal subunit; structural studies show binding to 3' end of 16S rRNA in complex with archaeal IF2 alpha), whose product MSMLKIPMDRVGSLIGKGGETKKMIEDRTKTFIKVDPEGEVRIYNRGSEDPLIVMKVTDLIRAVGRGFSPERALRLLDDDEYFEVIDIRDYVGKKSSHVVRMRARVIGTNGKTRRLIEDLTGAFVSVYGSSVCLIGNSIQMPVARKAVDMLLKGSEHSTVYRYMERQRGHLRIAEMGFE is encoded by the coding sequence ATGAGCATGCTCAAGATCCCGATGGATAGAGTTGGCTCCCTCATAGGGAAGGGGGGAGAGACAAAGAAGATGATAGAAGATCGGACCAAGACCTTCATCAAGGTCGATCCAGAGGGAGAGGTGAGGATATACAACAGGGGTTCAGAAGACCCATTAATAGTGATGAAGGTAACAGATCTTATAAGGGCCGTTGGTCGAGGTTTCTCTCCCGAGAGGGCCCTGAGGCTTCTTGATGATGATGAGTATTTCGAAGTGATAGATATCCGTGATTATGTGGGCAAGAAGAGCAGTCACGTGGTCCGTATGCGGGCTCGCGTCATCGGAACCAATGGCAAGACAAGGAGACTCATTGAAGACCTCACAGGTGCCTTTGTCTCAGTGTATGGTTCCTCTGTCTGCCTGATCGGCAACTCCATACAGATGCCCGTCGCCCGGAAGGCAGTTGATATGCTGCTCAAGGGTAGCGAGCATTCCACTGTCTACAGGTACATGGAGAGGCAGCGCGGGCATCTTCGCATAGCGGAAATGGGATTCGAATGA
- a CDS encoding serine protein kinase RIO encodes MPREDIESILERKVEALRKKDKGAEDRKVIDEVFDKETLLAVYKLMKEGIVDTIEFSISTGKEGNVFLATTPEGGLIAIKIFRISTATFKRISRYIEGDPRFRGILGSHRKIIFAWTSKEFRNLKRLHTAGVRVPIPIRFHKNLLAMEYIGDEDSPSPLLREVVLEDPEKVYKTLVEYVKRAYQKAELVHGDLSEYNVLMRDGEPVVIDCGQALLTEHPNAIDFLKRDVENLNRYFRGLGVDVMESESMIKMVVGG; translated from the coding sequence ATGCCTCGGGAGGATATTGAATCCATCCTCGAGAGAAAGGTCGAGGCTCTTCGGAAGAAAGACAAGGGTGCCGAGGATCGCAAGGTCATCGACGAGGTCTTTGATAAGGAGACGCTACTTGCTGTCTACAAGCTCATGAAGGAGGGTATTGTCGACACGATCGAATTTTCGATCTCTACTGGGAAGGAGGGGAATGTGTTCCTCGCCACCACCCCGGAGGGGGGTCTCATAGCCATAAAGATATTCAGGATATCAACGGCAACTTTCAAACGTATATCCAGATACATAGAGGGAGATCCCAGGTTCAGAGGCATCCTCGGCTCTCATCGTAAGATAATATTCGCATGGACGAGCAAGGAATTCAGGAACCTTAAGCGTCTCCATACCGCTGGAGTGAGAGTACCTATACCCATTAGATTCCACAAGAACTTGCTGGCAATGGAGTACATAGGCGATGAGGATTCGCCCTCCCCTCTGCTAAGGGAGGTCGTTCTCGAGGATCCGGAAAAAGTTTACAAGACCCTCGTGGAATATGTGAAGAGAGCATATCAGAAGGCGGAACTGGTGCATGGAGACCTTAGTGAATACAACGTGCTGATGCGGGATGGAGAGCCAGTGGTTATCGATTGCGGACAGGCGTTGCTGACAGAGCATCCGAACGCCATTGATTTCCTGAAGAGGGATGTGGAGAATCTCAACCGGTACTTCCGTGGATTGGGCGTTGATGTGATGGAATCAGAAAGCATGATTAAAATGGTCGTTGGAGGTTAG
- a CDS encoding DUF655 domain-containing protein: MEDNAYILDYLPEGLPGERSFKREPLAYALGESEFKLFELVPKPDAIIMIGEKVYIGKDVDKREKIQHVKRRMGYEELTSASHSELPYIIQDLVMDNENRFVQFFNSAQAITTRYHMLELLPGLGKKTMWAILEERKKGNFKNFKDLSDRVPSVKHPEKLVAKRIEIELSDPHQKYHLFVAR; the protein is encoded by the coding sequence TTGGAGGACAACGCATACATTCTCGACTATCTACCGGAAGGGCTTCCGGGCGAGAGGAGCTTCAAGAGGGAGCCGCTAGCGTACGCCCTGGGTGAGAGTGAGTTCAAGCTCTTCGAGCTGGTTCCCAAGCCTGATGCGATCATCATGATAGGAGAGAAGGTCTACATCGGAAAGGATGTGGACAAGCGTGAGAAGATCCAGCATGTGAAGCGTCGTATGGGATACGAGGAGCTTACAAGTGCCTCCCACAGCGAGCTTCCTTACATCATCCAGGATTTGGTCATGGACAACGAGAATCGGTTCGTTCAATTCTTCAACTCCGCCCAAGCGATAACCACCAGATACCACATGCTCGAACTGCTACCTGGTCTGGGGAAAAAGACCATGTGGGCAATTCTGGAGGAACGGAAGAAAGGGAATTTCAAGAACTTCAAGGACCTGTCGGATAGGGTACCTTCGGTGAAGCACCCGGAGAAGCTCGTGGCGAAAAGGATCGAGATTGAGTTGTCCGATCCACACCAGAAGTATCATCTATTCGTTGCCAGATGA
- a CDS encoding tRNA pseudouridine(54/55) synthase Pus10, whose amino-acid sequence MNDLISKAEAALQRDLCDHCLGRLFALRSTGLTNEIRGRNLRSAVALIRSIRDDEPPIHMECWLCEDIFDNVDRYAKSAAKKLLEVEFSNYLIGTRIDPAIVEREERLWSELGGDEAEPIKAELNREIGKVVGPLTGKEVEFSSPDVVAIVDTRFNHVVLDVTPIFLYGRYRKLSREIPQTKWPCKKCRGKGCEKCNFTGKMYQTSVQEIIGDPVLEEVEGDEHLFHGMGREDIDALMLGTGRPFVLEVRGPKKRTLDLESLYDRINLEAKGRVEVLGLRTSSREEVRRVKLVSPDKSYRVTIRLNGKVDKEKLNEVVRSLKGTAIIQQTPLRVTHRRADKARERRIKDAFVESFDGEMMSLVLTTESGTYVKEFVHGDQGRTRPNLSQELGIACEVISLDVIAIADDANEVYP is encoded by the coding sequence ATGAATGACCTCATCAGCAAGGCGGAAGCCGCACTACAGCGAGACCTCTGCGATCACTGTCTCGGAAGGTTATTCGCTCTGCGTTCAACAGGGCTGACCAACGAGATTCGTGGAAGGAATCTGAGGTCAGCAGTGGCACTCATCCGATCCATTAGAGATGATGAGCCGCCCATTCACATGGAGTGCTGGCTTTGCGAGGATATCTTTGATAACGTGGATAGGTACGCAAAGAGCGCCGCCAAGAAGCTGTTGGAGGTCGAGTTTTCCAACTACCTGATTGGAACCCGGATAGATCCCGCGATCGTAGAGAGGGAGGAAAGGTTATGGTCCGAGCTGGGCGGTGATGAGGCAGAGCCGATAAAGGCAGAGCTGAACCGGGAGATCGGCAAGGTCGTGGGCCCCCTCACAGGAAAAGAGGTAGAGTTCTCATCTCCTGATGTGGTGGCCATCGTGGACACGAGATTCAACCACGTGGTCTTGGATGTGACTCCCATTTTCCTTTATGGGCGTTACCGCAAGCTCAGTAGAGAGATACCTCAGACCAAGTGGCCCTGCAAGAAATGCAGGGGCAAGGGTTGCGAGAAGTGCAATTTCACCGGCAAGATGTACCAAACCTCCGTCCAGGAGATCATCGGGGACCCAGTACTCGAGGAGGTCGAGGGTGATGAGCATCTATTCCACGGCATGGGCAGGGAGGACATCGACGCTTTAATGCTGGGGACAGGAAGACCCTTTGTCCTCGAGGTGAGAGGGCCCAAGAAGAGGACTCTTGACCTAGAATCCCTTTATGATAGGATCAATCTAGAGGCAAAAGGAAGGGTCGAGGTGCTAGGACTCCGTACCTCATCTCGTGAAGAGGTCAGGCGGGTCAAGCTGGTATCACCTGATAAGAGCTATAGGGTGACGATCAGATTGAATGGAAAAGTTGATAAGGAAAAACTTAATGAGGTTGTGCGCTCATTAAAAGGAACTGCGATTATCCAGCAGACGCCTTTGAGGGTCACGCACAGACGGGCTGACAAGGCCAGGGAGAGAAGGATAAAAGACGCATTCGTTGAGTCCTTCGATGGCGAGATGATGAGCCTGGTCCTGACTACAGAGTCAGGGACGTACGTCAAGGAGTTCGTCCATGGGGACCAGGGAAGGACCCGTCCCAATCTCTCCCAAGAACTGGGGATCGCCTGCGAGGTGATCTCCCTGGACGTGATCGCAATCGCCGATGACGCTAATGAGGTATATCCATGA
- a CDS encoding DUF1611 domain-containing protein: MQEAIILCEGKLGEPTGKTARGLVRYSRKYRIAGVIDSTRAGLDAGEVVDGTKRDIPVFASLEEAVSSLESIPEVLIIGVATIGGRLPVEFRESIKNALRGGMDVVAGLHEFLSEDPEFSNIAANNGSSILDIRREPPLEKLHGFRNLASSMDAIRIPVLGTDSACGKRTTAIELTESLNGMGIKTIFVATGQTGLLQGARYGVPLDSIQGDYMVGELENAIYQAYIDEEPDVIVIEGQGSFTHPAYVCGTRAIISASKPSAMILQHAPGRKYRNYNPSLKIPLPDLEEEISLLEEFTKSQVIALGISHEDLKPEEVEKINHSLEQQFGIPAVDIYLEGADRLAKTLISHFPHLVAHLG, from the coding sequence ATGCAGGAAGCCATTATCCTTTGTGAGGGCAAACTCGGGGAACCGACAGGGAAAACTGCTAGGGGTCTGGTAAGATATTCCAGAAAGTACAGGATCGCGGGCGTGATCGACAGTACAAGGGCAGGATTGGATGCCGGAGAGGTGGTTGATGGTACTAAGCGCGATATCCCTGTCTTCGCCTCACTTGAAGAGGCGGTCAGCTCCTTGGAGTCTATTCCGGAAGTCCTCATTATCGGGGTTGCCACAATAGGTGGAAGACTTCCCGTTGAATTCAGAGAGTCCATAAAGAATGCTCTGAGGGGAGGAATGGATGTGGTCGCTGGGCTACACGAATTCTTGTCAGAGGATCCAGAGTTTTCAAACATCGCTGCAAATAATGGATCCTCCATTCTCGATATTAGGCGAGAGCCTCCACTGGAGAAGTTGCATGGGTTCAGGAACTTGGCTTCATCGATGGACGCGATCCGCATTCCCGTTCTTGGCACTGACAGTGCATGCGGGAAGCGTACCACAGCGATAGAACTGACCGAGTCGCTCAATGGTATGGGGATCAAGACGATATTCGTGGCAACCGGCCAGACGGGCCTTCTTCAAGGTGCAAGGTACGGTGTGCCTCTTGATTCTATCCAGGGTGATTACATGGTGGGCGAGCTGGAGAACGCCATTTACCAAGCATACATCGACGAGGAGCCTGATGTCATAGTCATCGAGGGCCAGGGGAGTTTCACGCATCCGGCCTATGTGTGCGGCACGAGGGCGATAATATCTGCATCCAAGCCCAGTGCCATGATTCTTCAGCACGCGCCTGGGCGGAAGTACAGGAACTACAACCCGTCCCTGAAGATCCCACTACCCGACCTTGAAGAGGAGATATCCCTGCTCGAGGAATTCACCAAATCCCAGGTGATCGCACTTGGGATCAGCCATGAGGATCTGAAACCAGAGGAGGTCGAGAAGATCAATCACAGTCTCGAACAGCAGTTCGGAATTCCAGCTGTTGACATCTATCTGGAAGGGGCCGACAGGCTCGCCAAGACACTGATCAGCCACTTCCCACACCTCGTCGCTCACCTTGGCTAG
- a CDS encoding redox-regulated ATPase YchF, producing MQIGIVGKPNVGKSTFFSAATLASAEIAQYPFTTIKANKGVAYVRAKCPHEEFGVQCNPKNSICEKGTRLIPIELLDVAGLVPDAWQGKGLGNQFLDDLRQADALIHVVDASGSTDIEGNPVGLGSHDPLGDIAFLEREIDYWIRGILQKGFTKMARQAHMEGTKMEKVVHDRLTGLGVSEHEVATAMRNMSLPESPMDWNDEEMLSMAHTIRKISKPMIIALNKADVASDDLLKKLDGVDGYITIPTCSESELALKKASKAKLIDYIPGDHSFKISDEASLNDNQIKALDFIRRAIEKCGGTGVQTCLERAAFELLDLIVVYPVEDEHRLTDHDGNVLPDAFLVKKGTTAKELAYRVHTDLGENFIRAINVRTQRAVGHDYVLEDGDILTIVSRR from the coding sequence ATGCAGATAGGGATAGTGGGGAAACCCAATGTTGGGAAATCGACCTTTTTCTCCGCAGCAACCCTGGCTAGCGCAGAGATAGCTCAGTATCCATTCACAACCATCAAGGCAAACAAGGGAGTGGCATACGTAAGGGCGAAGTGTCCTCACGAGGAGTTCGGAGTGCAGTGCAATCCAAAGAATTCCATCTGCGAGAAAGGTACCAGACTCATTCCCATAGAACTGCTGGATGTTGCTGGACTTGTTCCCGATGCTTGGCAGGGAAAAGGACTTGGGAACCAGTTCCTGGATGATCTGCGTCAGGCTGATGCCCTTATCCATGTTGTCGATGCCTCAGGGAGCACGGACATTGAGGGGAATCCCGTCGGTCTCGGCTCACATGATCCCTTGGGAGACATTGCCTTCCTGGAAAGAGAGATCGATTACTGGATAAGAGGCATCCTCCAGAAGGGTTTCACCAAGATGGCCAGACAAGCCCACATGGAAGGGACGAAGATGGAGAAGGTGGTCCACGATCGCCTGACCGGCCTTGGTGTGAGCGAGCATGAGGTGGCAACTGCAATGAGGAACATGTCTCTGCCTGAAAGTCCCATGGACTGGAACGATGAAGAAATGCTCTCCATGGCACACACCATTAGGAAGATCAGCAAGCCCATGATAATAGCCTTGAACAAGGCCGATGTTGCAAGCGATGACTTGCTGAAGAAGCTAGATGGGGTCGATGGATACATCACCATTCCCACCTGTTCAGAGTCGGAACTCGCCCTTAAGAAAGCGAGCAAGGCCAAGCTGATTGACTACATTCCAGGGGACCATAGTTTCAAGATTTCCGATGAAGCTTCCCTGAACGACAACCAGATCAAGGCCCTAGACTTCATCAGAAGGGCGATAGAGAAGTGCGGTGGAACCGGGGTCCAGACCTGTCTTGAGAGAGCAGCCTTTGAACTCCTGGATCTTATAGTGGTTTACCCTGTGGAGGACGAGCATAGGCTTACGGACCACGACGGGAACGTGCTGCCTGACGCTTTCCTAGTGAAGAAAGGGACGACAGCCAAGGAATTGGCCTACCGGGTCCACACAGACCTTGGGGAAAACTTCATCAGGGCCATCAATGTTAGGACACAGAGAGCGGTAGGACACGATTATGTCCTCGAAGATGGAGACATCCTCACGATCGTGTCCAGACGGTGA
- a CDS encoding 50S ribosomal protein L21e: MKASKGPRRRTRKVLSKSPRKRGLSPITHEFQDFEVGERVNIVLDSSIHRGMPHPRFHGKTGTIVGNQGRAFVVKVRDGNKLKTVVSRPEHLRRSG, encoded by the coding sequence ATGAAGGCATCAAAAGGACCGAGGCGAAGGACCAGGAAGGTTCTCAGCAAGAGCCCTAGAAAGAGAGGTTTGTCTCCCATCACTCACGAGTTTCAAGATTTTGAGGTCGGGGAAAGGGTGAACATCGTCCTCGATTCCAGCATTCATCGTGGGATGCCCCATCCCCGCTTCCACGGAAAGACCGGTACTATAGTGGGAAACCAGGGCAGGGCCTTCGTCGTGAAGGTCCGCGATGGAAACAAACTGAAGACCGTAGTTTCTAGACCCGAGCATCTGAGGAGATCAGGCTAA
- a CDS encoding DUF169 domain-containing protein has protein sequence MSIEGIGRALAEAGRLVTAPLIVYGSEDPPEGAEPLAAMDRCVGKAIYTMAVREMPPGYISLSAKAGCCPGGQAWLGLSSFPERLKYFVSTGTPEFMEGRAEYLKRCPEMVEESVQTIGKITMPAENIIIQRTEGMTSEKDGLCIILFGRAENIRNLCSLQHFGTTQALTSILSPWGPVCASLVTYASGMVSNVPCDSVILGPTDPTGNLWLPPDMMSLSIPLHVACRMEGDLNQSFIKKHPETAFPSDRYVID, from the coding sequence ATGAGCATAGAAGGAATTGGCAGGGCTCTTGCAGAAGCTGGAAGGCTTGTAACCGCTCCGCTTATCGTATATGGATCCGAGGACCCGCCTGAAGGGGCAGAGCCGCTGGCGGCAATGGACCGATGCGTGGGAAAGGCAATCTACACCATGGCAGTCCGTGAGATGCCACCGGGATACATCAGTCTCTCCGCCAAGGCTGGATGCTGTCCTGGAGGACAGGCCTGGTTGGGGTTATCATCATTCCCAGAGAGGCTGAAGTACTTCGTTTCGACCGGGACTCCAGAGTTCATGGAGGGCCGGGCTGAATACCTGAAACGCTGCCCGGAAATGGTGGAGGAAAGCGTCCAGACCATAGGTAAGATCACCATGCCGGCTGAGAACATCATCATACAGAGGACCGAGGGAATGACATCCGAGAAAGATGGCCTCTGCATCATACTCTTCGGGAGAGCGGAGAACATTAGGAACCTATGCTCGCTCCAACACTTCGGAACGACGCAGGCACTGACATCCATCTTGTCACCCTGGGGGCCTGTTTGCGCCTCTCTGGTCACCTATGCATCGGGGATGGTCTCCAACGTTCCCTGCGATTCCGTGATTCTAGGACCAACGGACCCTACGGGAAACCTATGGCTCCCCCCCGACATGATGTCATTGTCCATTCCGTTACATGTGGCCTGCAGGATGGAAGGAGATCTAAACCAATCCTTCATCAAGAAGCATCCCGAAACGGCGTTCCCATCCGATCGATATGTAATTGATTGA
- a CDS encoding hydrogenase iron-sulfur subunit, giving the protein MRPSSTGVFICHCGGNISDAIDISSIKQGLQREEVGLVKDVPYLCSDEGQELIKNCIKLKKLDRIVIAACSPNIHEHTFRSCARDSGLNPHMVDIANVREQCAWISAEDPTRRALDIIRSSVYAIQHAKPYETPSIPVVKKVAVIGGGIAGITAARSLGKMGIETCLIEKSPTIGGNMVKVGKVISPEKLSEDCAMCSLSPLMGELARDKHVEIKTLTRVVGCKGRAGEFTLELESGPFYVDPELCRSCSKCSDACKIAAPDEWNVGLSLRKAIYRPFSQSIPPSYVIDPEACNRCEDCVDTCVSHAIDLTRMVVKDSISVGAIVIATGHAEMDPSERFELGYGKYPEVLTQMELARLLAINGPTRGKLEINGEIPRRIIMVQCVGSRENKPGSIPYCSKICCIIAMKHANYIMEHNPGIEVIICYTDMRTLGTYESYYQEAQGKGLRLIRGRVSEVLKKGGDLMVRLEDTLGSEILDIDTDMVVLSCAILPSEGTVEIAKTLNVNSTPEYFIKEKHPKLEPGCTTSRGIFVCGTANGAKDITESIAQAQSTASKVAEMMLNSIEIEPDFATIESELCNRCGRCLQACPHGAIYSNGTVNIDPISCIGLGRCINSCPENAIIIMGNNDQELLARIDGCVDDGDPRIIAFLDRNIGYVAADNAGMNRVKYPSCVRIIRIPSVFRLNSRHLKHAFDKGIAGIFIGDGTVHASKGTVDDSISSHVDCLRCSMLELGIDPRRIYYYEAYLPHFKGMASRLDKFYQSIQSMEAIYRS; this is encoded by the coding sequence GTGAGGCCATCCTCCACCGGGGTCTTTATATGTCATTGCGGCGGCAATATATCCGATGCCATTGATATTTCCAGCATCAAGCAGGGGCTGCAAAGGGAAGAAGTTGGATTGGTAAAAGATGTCCCGTACCTATGTTCAGATGAAGGACAGGAACTGATCAAGAACTGCATAAAATTGAAAAAACTCGATCGTATTGTGATCGCTGCCTGCTCACCTAACATACATGAGCACACATTCCGGTCCTGCGCTAGGGACAGCGGTCTGAATCCTCACATGGTGGACATCGCAAATGTCCGAGAGCAATGTGCCTGGATCAGCGCAGAGGATCCGACACGCAGGGCGTTGGACATCATACGCTCCTCGGTGTATGCCATCCAGCACGCGAAGCCATATGAAACCCCGAGTATCCCCGTTGTCAAGAAGGTGGCCGTGATAGGAGGAGGAATAGCTGGCATTACCGCAGCTCGAAGCCTTGGAAAGATGGGGATCGAGACCTGCCTGATCGAGAAGAGCCCGACCATAGGTGGAAACATGGTGAAGGTCGGTAAGGTCATATCTCCCGAAAAGCTGTCGGAAGACTGTGCTATGTGCTCTCTTTCTCCGCTCATGGGTGAATTGGCGAGGGATAAGCATGTTGAGATTAAGACACTGACCCGTGTGGTCGGATGCAAAGGACGCGCCGGTGAGTTCACCCTCGAGCTTGAATCCGGACCTTTTTACGTTGATCCCGAGCTTTGCAGGTCCTGTAGTAAATGCAGCGATGCATGCAAGATCGCAGCACCGGACGAGTGGAACGTCGGTCTCTCACTTCGCAAGGCCATCTACCGCCCGTTCTCCCAGTCTATTCCTCCCTCATACGTCATTGATCCAGAAGCATGCAACAGGTGCGAGGACTGCGTTGATACGTGCGTTTCACACGCTATCGATCTCACCAGGATGGTTGTCAAGGACTCCATCTCAGTCGGTGCCATCGTGATTGCCACTGGCCACGCAGAGATGGATCCCAGTGAGCGTTTTGAGCTAGGCTACGGTAAGTATCCCGAGGTTCTTACCCAGATGGAACTGGCAAGACTGCTTGCGATCAATGGACCCACCAGAGGCAAACTGGAAATCAATGGAGAGATACCCCGCCGAATTATCATGGTCCAATGCGTGGGTTCCAGAGAAAATAAACCAGGTTCCATACCATACTGCTCCAAGATCTGCTGCATCATTGCGATGAAGCACGCCAACTACATCATGGAGCACAATCCCGGAATCGAAGTCATCATCTGCTACACCGACATGAGGACGCTTGGAACGTATGAAAGCTACTATCAGGAGGCTCAGGGGAAGGGGTTGCGTTTGATCAGAGGCCGGGTGTCGGAGGTCCTCAAGAAAGGAGGCGATCTGATGGTCAGGTTGGAGGACACCCTGGGAAGTGAGATACTCGACATCGACACTGATATGGTTGTCCTTTCCTGCGCGATATTACCCTCGGAGGGGACCGTTGAGATCGCAAAGACCCTCAATGTGAATTCGACCCCAGAGTACTTCATCAAGGAGAAACACCCGAAACTCGAGCCAGGCTGCACCACCTCGCGCGGAATATTCGTATGCGGGACGGCAAACGGAGCAAAGGACATCACGGAATCCATAGCGCAAGCCCAGTCCACCGCATCAAAGGTGGCCGAGATGATGCTGAACTCTATTGAGATCGAGCCTGACTTCGCCACGATCGAGAGCGAATTGTGCAATCGTTGCGGGAGATGTCTACAGGCATGTCCTCACGGTGCGATATACTCCAACGGGACGGTGAACATCGACCCCATCTCCTGCATCGGGTTGGGTCGATGCATAAACAGTTGCCCGGAGAACGCCATCATCATCATGGGCAACAACGACCAGGAACTCCTTGCGAGGATAGATGGATGCGTTGACGATGGGGATCCTCGAATCATTGCGTTTCTGGACCGCAACATAGGATATGTGGCAGCTGACAACGCAGGCATGAACCGTGTCAAGTATCCTTCCTGCGTCAGGATCATACGCATACCTTCTGTCTTCCGACTCAATTCCAGGCATCTCAAGCATGCTTTTGACAAGGGAATCGCCGGGATATTCATAGGAGACGGGACAGTTCACGCCTCGAAGGGCACGGTAGATGATAGCATATCCAGTCATGTCGATTGCTTGAGATGTAGCATGTTAGAACTGGGAATCGACCCTCGCAGGATCTACTACTACGAGGCCTACCTTCCCCATTTCAAGGGAATGGCATCAAGGCTTGATAAATTCTATCAGAGCATCCAATCCATGGAAGCCATATACAGATCATGA
- the rsmA gene encoding ribosomal RNA small subunit methyltransferase A, whose protein sequence is MLPSEIKGILEQYGVTPTKAKGQNFLIDERVAEREIDYLDPDPRDTILEVGPGLGILTDILLERAGRVITIELDKGMAEYNRNRYGDSIVFIEGDALKIPFPGFNRFISNLPYSISSPLIFKLLEHRFRKAVVMVQREFADRMVASPGTGDYSRLSVNMYYKADCEILEKVPKSRFWPEPEVDSAVVGIVPRRPPFKVINEEFYLNLVDSLFQHRRKKIRTILKMKKLADKDRLGSLPFLDERVEVLSPEEIGELSDAILSL, encoded by the coding sequence ATGCTGCCCTCAGAGATAAAGGGGATCCTGGAGCAGTACGGTGTCACTCCCACCAAGGCCAAGGGACAGAACTTTCTGATAGACGAGCGTGTGGCCGAAAGGGAGATCGATTACCTCGATCCAGATCCCAGAGACACCATACTCGAGGTTGGTCCGGGCCTGGGTATTCTCACAGACATACTACTTGAGAGAGCTGGAAGGGTCATAACCATAGAGCTTGACAAGGGAATGGCGGAGTACAACAGGAACAGGTATGGAGACTCGATTGTTTTCATTGAGGGAGACGCATTAAAGATACCATTCCCAGGCTTCAACCGTTTCATCTCGAACCTTCCCTACAGCATCTCCTCCCCACTGATATTCAAGCTCCTTGAGCATCGATTCAGGAAGGCGGTGGTCATGGTGCAGAGGGAATTCGCAGACCGCATGGTCGCTTCTCCCGGCACCGGCGACTATTCCAGACTTTCGGTGAATATGTACTACAAAGCAGATTGTGAGATACTGGAGAAGGTGCCCAAATCCAGGTTCTGGCCCGAACCCGAGGTAGATTCTGCGGTGGTGGGCATAGTGCCCAGACGACCGCCCTTCAAGGTAATAAATGAGGAATTCTACCTCAATCTAGTGGATTCGCTATTCCAGCATCGACGTAAGAAGATCAGGACCATCCTGAAGATGAAGAAGCTGGCAGACAAGGATCGACTGGGTTCTCTTCCCTTCTTAGATGAGAGGGTTGAGGTCCTCTCTCCTGAGGAGATAGGTGAGCTGTCGGATGCGATACTGTCTCTTTGA